In Synechococcus sp. PCC 6312, one genomic interval encodes:
- a CDS encoding DUF433 domain-containing protein codes for MTDLDRITINPQICLGQPTIRGMRITVGFILKLLASQLSIQEILESYPELEEEDIRQALNYAAWVVSDRMVSLTSA; via the coding sequence ATGACAGACCTAGATCGGATCACAATTAACCCACAGATATGTCTCGGTCAGCCCACCATTCGTGGAATGCGGATCACCGTGGGTTTCATTCTCAAGCTCCTAGCCAGTCAGCTATCTATTCAGGAAATTTTGGAATCTTACCCCGAGTTAGAAGAAGAAGATATTCGTCAGGCTCTTAATTACGCGGCCTGGGTTGTCTCTGATCGGATGGTTAGCTTAACTTCAGCATGA
- a CDS encoding type IIL restriction-modification enzyme MmeI — MLLAREQYFPATIADMYDPDRMDSEFPLVHQACDHNDEILERIYIGRRFKNDTVRTAFPEELRLEKLFEFYTKMTSQQAPAKKSTKRKAKSRI, encoded by the coding sequence ATTTTGTTAGCCCGTGAGCAATATTTCCCCGCCACCATTGCCGATATGTATGACCCCGACCGGATGGACAGTGAATTTCCCCTCGTCCACCAGGCCTGTGACCACAATGATGAAATCCTCGAACGCATTTATATTGGTCGCCGTTTCAAAAACGATACCGTTCGCACAGCGTTCCCTGAGGAATTGCGGTTGGAAAAATTGTTTGAATTCTATACCAAAATGACCAGCCAACAGGCCCCTGCCAAAAAATCAACTAAACGGAAAGCCAAGAGTAGGATATGA
- a CDS encoding PIN domain-containing protein has translation MKILIDTNIILDFLLEREPFFQNAELLFQTISTGQIIGYVTATILTDIFYITRKYTQSIEQARQAVSAVLTAMVICPIDRVVLESALNSNLTDFEDAVQIFSAFTQGLDAIVTRDTQDFSSSPILVLSVQKILIQIKP, from the coding sequence ATGAAAATCTTAATTGACACAAATATAATTCTAGATTTCTTATTAGAGCGAGAACCATTTTTTCAAAATGCAGAACTCCTGTTTCAAACCATCAGCACCGGACAAATTATCGGTTATGTTACTGCTACAATATTGACAGATATTTTCTATATCACTCGTAAATATACTCAGAGCATTGAACAAGCACGACAAGCTGTTTCAGCAGTATTAACCGCTATGGTTATTTGTCCGATTGATCGAGTCGTTTTAGAATCTGCGTTGAACTCTAACTTGACTGATTTTGAGGATGCGGTTCAAATTTTTAGCGCATTTACCCAAGGCCTGGATGCAATTGTCACCCGCGATACGCAAGACTTTTCGAGTTCGCCTATTCTAGTATTATCAGTTCAGAAAATACTAATTCAGATTAAGCCCTAA
- a CDS encoding YgiT-type zinc finger protein translates to MEINKEEALIEKNVTYTLNVNDQIIVIQNVPARVNEETGEQFFSSSTVEYLQNTILDSNKPDHFIQVPVYNYSQKSA, encoded by the coding sequence ATGGAAATTAATAAAGAAGAAGCACTAATTGAAAAAAATGTGACTTATACATTAAATGTAAATGATCAAATTATTGTAATCCAAAATGTTCCTGCTCGTGTCAATGAGGAAACTGGTGAGCAATTTTTTTCATCATCAACTGTTGAATACTTGCAAAACACTATTCTAGATAGTAATAAACCAGATCATTTCATTCAAGTTCCTGTTTACAACTACTCACAAAAATCCGCATAA
- a CDS encoding DUF4258 domain-containing protein, with the protein MDQLIIEIQQKFVRDQVEFSKHAVDQSILRKIRVYEIREAIANEQIIEHYPQDKYGPSCLILGLTVTNRPLHVQCSYPNRPLIKVITVYEPDFGKWTNNFTKRRISHNGN; encoded by the coding sequence ATGGATCAACTAATTATCGAAATACAGCAAAAGTTTGTAAGAGATCAGGTTGAATTTTCTAAGCACGCTGTTGATCAGTCCATTTTACGAAAAATTCGAGTTTATGAAATTAGAGAGGCAATTGCTAATGAACAAATAATCGAACACTATCCACAGGATAAATATGGGCCAAGCTGTTTGATTCTTGGCTTGACAGTGACAAACCGCCCGCTCCATGTTCAATGTAGTTATCCAAATCGCCCACTCATTAAAGTTATTACAGTGTACGAACCTGATTTCGGAAAATGGACTAATAACTTTACTAAAAGGAGAATAAGTCACAATGGAAATTAA
- a CDS encoding UPF0175 family protein, whose translation MIQIQLNLPESAFSALRSTPDEFAQELLITAVVKWYEMGIISQSKAAEIAGISRQAFLQALNRFEVSPFQTTVEELIEEVGRG comes from the coding sequence ATGATTCAAATTCAACTCAACTTACCTGAAAGCGCCTTCTCTGCCCTGCGTTCAACCCCAGATGAATTTGCCCAAGAGCTACTGATTACAGCCGTAGTCAAATGGTATGAAATGGGCATAATTTCCCAATCCAAGGCGGCCGAAATAGCAGGCATCAGTCGTCAAGCCTTTTTGCAAGCCCTAAATCGTTTTGAAGTTTCCCCATTCCAGACCACAGTAGAAGAACTCATCGAGGAAGTTGGCCGTGGTTAG